A single region of the Malaclemys terrapin pileata isolate rMalTer1 chromosome 4, rMalTer1.hap1, whole genome shotgun sequence genome encodes:
- the ANKRD13D gene encoding ankyrin repeat domain-containing protein 13D isoform X2, whose product MVQLVLQYRDYQRATNRLAGIPELLNKLRKAPDFYVEMKWEFTSWVPLVSKVCPSDVYRVWKRGESLRVDTTLLGFEHMTWQRGRRSYIFKGEEEGAVVMEVDHDKQVVYTETLSLALHEPELMLAAMQPTEEHVASRLTSPVVSTHLDTKNIAFERNKSGIWGWRSEKMEVISGYEAKVYSASNVELITKTRTEHLSDQDKSRTKGSKTPFQSFLGIAQQHASHNGAPVLQSATLTNPTAITPEEYFDPSFNLEARNIGRPIEMSNKVQRFKATLWLCEDHPLSLVEQVTPIIDLMAISNAHFAKLRDFITLKLPSGFPVKIEIPLFHVLNARITFSNLCGCDELLSSVRVCGPAPSSSPGDAREPAAGAEAPPNPKVFPFPCEVDPVVFEVPQGYAMLGAGRNEPMRDEDDDLLQFAIQQSLLDAGTETDQVTIWEALTNTRPGSNPPSYDEELQLERAIQESMFLQSGQGLAATESGGGGNGDNSIVPPDDSPAPSTNGSSSSALPPPAYPSFDEQLRLAMELSSREQEEQERRRREEDEELQRILQLSLTEK is encoded by the exons ATGGTGCAGCTGGTGCTCCAGTACCGCGACTACCAGCGTGCCACCAACCGCCTGGCTGGCATCCCCGAGCTGCTCAACAAACTGCGCaag GCCCCTGATTTCTACGTGGAGATGAAGTGGGAATTCACCAGCTGGG tgccccTGGTCTCCAAGGTGTGCCCGAGTGATGTGTACCGGGTGTGGAAGCGCGGCGAGAGCCTGCGGGTCGACACCACCCTGCTGGGCTTCGAGCACATGACCTGGCAGCGTGGGCGGCGCAGCTATATCTTCAAGGGGGAAG AGGAGGGTGCCGTGGTGATGGAGGTGGATCACGACAAGCAGGTGGTCTACACGGAGACGCTGTCGCTTGCCCTGCACGAGCCAGAGCTGATGCTGGCTGCCATGCAGCCCACCGAGGAGCACGTGGCCAGCCGGCTGACCTCGCCCGTTGTCTCCACCCACCTCGACACCAAGAACATCGCCTTCGAGCG GAACAAGTCTGGGATctggggctggcgctcggagaaGATGGAAGTGATCAGTGGCTATGAAGCCAAG GTTTACAGTGCCAGCAATGTGGAGCTCATTACTAAAACAAGAACTGAGCACCTATCGGACCAGGACAAGTCCCGCACCAAAG GCTCCAAGACACCCTTCCAGTCCTTCCTGGGGATTGCCCAGCAGCATGCCTCCCATAATGGG GCCCCCGTGCTGCAGTCCGCCACTCTCACCAACCCCACGGCCATCACCCCCGAGGAGTACTTTGACCCCAGCTTCAACCTGGAGGCCCGCAACATTGGCCGCCCTATTGAGATGTCCAACAAGGTgcagag GTTCAAGGCCACGCTGTGGCTGTGCGAGGATCACCCCCTGTCGCTGGTGGAGCAGGTGACGCCCATCATCGACCTCATGGCCATCAGCAACGCCCACTTCGCCAAGCTGCGTGATTTCATCACCCTCAAGCTGCCGTCCGGCTTCCCCGTCAAAATTG agatCCCCCTCTTCCATGTGCTCAATGCACGAATCACCTTCAGCAACCTGTGTGGGTGCGATGAGTTGCTGAGCTCCGTGCGAGTctgcggccctgcccccagctcctccccaggggATGCCAGAGAgccagctgcaggggcagaggcgCCCCCCAACCCCAAAG tgttCCCGTTCCCCTGCGAGGTGGACCCAGTGGTGTTCGAGGTGCCCCAGGGCTACGCTATGCTGGGTGCTGGCCGCAATGAGCCCATGCGGGACGAGGATGATGACCTGCTGCAGTTTGCCATCCAGCAGAGCTTGCTCGACGCTGGCACCGAGACCGACCAG GTCACTATCTGGGAGGCGCTAACCAACACACGTCCAGGCTCCAACCCCCCTTCCTATGACGAAGAGTTGCAGCTGGAGCG CGCCATCCAGGAGAGCATGTTCCTGCAGTCGGGGCAAGGCCTGGCTGCGACTGAGTCTGGTGGCGGAGGCAACGGCGACAACAGCATCGTCCCTCCTGATGacagcccggcccccagcaccaATGGCTCCTCCTCCTCGGCCCTGCCTCCCCCGGCCTACCCCAGCTTCGACGAGCAGCTGCGCCTGGCAATGGAGCTGTCGTCGCGGGAGCAGGAGGAGCAGGAGCGCCGGCGGCGTGAGGAGGATGAGGAGCTGCAGCGCATCCTCCAGCTCTCTTTGACGGAGAAGTAA
- the ANKRD13D gene encoding ankyrin repeat domain-containing protein 13D isoform X1: MARAGDAFPLHLLAWHNRHQALESELRTGQHDIELIDPRGRTPLELAVSLGNLESARVLLQHNANVGRENANGWTVLQEAVSTGDPEMVQLVLQYRDYQRATNRLAGIPELLNKLRKAPDFYVEMKWEFTSWVPLVSKVCPSDVYRVWKRGESLRVDTTLLGFEHMTWQRGRRSYIFKGEEEGAVVMEVDHDKQVVYTETLSLALHEPELMLAAMQPTEEHVASRLTSPVVSTHLDTKNIAFERNKSGIWGWRSEKMEVISGYEAKVYSASNVELITKTRTEHLSDQDKSRTKGSKTPFQSFLGIAQQHASHNGAPVLQSATLTNPTAITPEEYFDPSFNLEARNIGRPIEMSNKVQRFKATLWLCEDHPLSLVEQVTPIIDLMAISNAHFAKLRDFITLKLPSGFPVKIEIPLFHVLNARITFSNLCGCDELLSSVRVCGPAPSSSPGDAREPAAGAEAPPNPKVFPFPCEVDPVVFEVPQGYAMLGAGRNEPMRDEDDDLLQFAIQQSLLDAGTETDQVTIWEALTNTRPGSNPPSYDEELQLERAIQESMFLQSGQGLAATESGGGGNGDNSIVPPDDSPAPSTNGSSSSALPPPAYPSFDEQLRLAMELSSREQEEQERRRREEDEELQRILQLSLTEK, from the exons CACGATATCGAGTTGATCGACCCACGGGGCCGCACGCCTCTGGAGCTGGCTGTGTCACTGGGCAACCTTGAGTCGGCCCGGGTGCTGCTGCAGCACAACGCCAACGTGGGCAGGGAGAATGCCAATGGCTGGACAG tcCTGCAGGAGGCCGTCAGCACCGGGGACCCTGAGATGGTGCAGCTGGTGCTCCAGTACCGCGACTACCAGCGTGCCACCAACCGCCTGGCTGGCATCCCCGAGCTGCTCAACAAACTGCGCaag GCCCCTGATTTCTACGTGGAGATGAAGTGGGAATTCACCAGCTGGG tgccccTGGTCTCCAAGGTGTGCCCGAGTGATGTGTACCGGGTGTGGAAGCGCGGCGAGAGCCTGCGGGTCGACACCACCCTGCTGGGCTTCGAGCACATGACCTGGCAGCGTGGGCGGCGCAGCTATATCTTCAAGGGGGAAG AGGAGGGTGCCGTGGTGATGGAGGTGGATCACGACAAGCAGGTGGTCTACACGGAGACGCTGTCGCTTGCCCTGCACGAGCCAGAGCTGATGCTGGCTGCCATGCAGCCCACCGAGGAGCACGTGGCCAGCCGGCTGACCTCGCCCGTTGTCTCCACCCACCTCGACACCAAGAACATCGCCTTCGAGCG GAACAAGTCTGGGATctggggctggcgctcggagaaGATGGAAGTGATCAGTGGCTATGAAGCCAAG GTTTACAGTGCCAGCAATGTGGAGCTCATTACTAAAACAAGAACTGAGCACCTATCGGACCAGGACAAGTCCCGCACCAAAG GCTCCAAGACACCCTTCCAGTCCTTCCTGGGGATTGCCCAGCAGCATGCCTCCCATAATGGG GCCCCCGTGCTGCAGTCCGCCACTCTCACCAACCCCACGGCCATCACCCCCGAGGAGTACTTTGACCCCAGCTTCAACCTGGAGGCCCGCAACATTGGCCGCCCTATTGAGATGTCCAACAAGGTgcagag GTTCAAGGCCACGCTGTGGCTGTGCGAGGATCACCCCCTGTCGCTGGTGGAGCAGGTGACGCCCATCATCGACCTCATGGCCATCAGCAACGCCCACTTCGCCAAGCTGCGTGATTTCATCACCCTCAAGCTGCCGTCCGGCTTCCCCGTCAAAATTG agatCCCCCTCTTCCATGTGCTCAATGCACGAATCACCTTCAGCAACCTGTGTGGGTGCGATGAGTTGCTGAGCTCCGTGCGAGTctgcggccctgcccccagctcctccccaggggATGCCAGAGAgccagctgcaggggcagaggcgCCCCCCAACCCCAAAG tgttCCCGTTCCCCTGCGAGGTGGACCCAGTGGTGTTCGAGGTGCCCCAGGGCTACGCTATGCTGGGTGCTGGCCGCAATGAGCCCATGCGGGACGAGGATGATGACCTGCTGCAGTTTGCCATCCAGCAGAGCTTGCTCGACGCTGGCACCGAGACCGACCAG GTCACTATCTGGGAGGCGCTAACCAACACACGTCCAGGCTCCAACCCCCCTTCCTATGACGAAGAGTTGCAGCTGGAGCG CGCCATCCAGGAGAGCATGTTCCTGCAGTCGGGGCAAGGCCTGGCTGCGACTGAGTCTGGTGGCGGAGGCAACGGCGACAACAGCATCGTCCCTCCTGATGacagcccggcccccagcaccaATGGCTCCTCCTCCTCGGCCCTGCCTCCCCCGGCCTACCCCAGCTTCGACGAGCAGCTGCGCCTGGCAATGGAGCTGTCGTCGCGGGAGCAGGAGGAGCAGGAGCGCCGGCGGCGTGAGGAGGATGAGGAGCTGCAGCGCATCCTCCAGCTCTCTTTGACGGAGAAGTAA